In one Lolium rigidum isolate FL_2022 chromosome 3, APGP_CSIRO_Lrig_0.1, whole genome shotgun sequence genomic region, the following are encoded:
- the LOC124698260 gene encoding uncharacterized protein LOC124698260 has product MGEIESGSGLNQEMGLSRPGDTRWGSHFKTILHIVDMYSTILEVLVRIGKDPSQKSEWSRIRGIAAAFESFDFVFNLHLMLVILGYTNDLSISLQKKDQDILNAMDLVRLAKDQMQRMRSNGWEGFLAKVTLFCNKHGIGVPSPEDNYVAHGRSHRYYEIQTNDDRYRREVYLGVVDQIIQELDNRFDEVNMELLICMSALNPLNSFASYGAQKVMKLASFYPNEFPSLSLIRLEFQLDTFINDMRRDDRFKCVNHLGELSIKLVETNKHVVYDLVYLLLKLILLLPVATANVERAFSSMSLVKNKLRNSMGDDLLNYCLVTFIERDVFLKVSEDDIVETFMGMKERRFTKSK; this is encoded by the coding sequence ATGGGTGAAATTGAAAGTGGAAGTGGATTGAATCAAGAAATGGGTTTATCTAGACCCGGTGATACTCGGTGGGGTTCTCACTTTAAAACCATCCTACACATTGTTGATATGTACTCCACAATCCTTGAAGTGCTAGTAAGGATTGGAAAGGATCCTTCTCAAAAGAGTGAGTGGTCAAGAATACGTGGAATTGCTGCCGCCTTTGAATCATTTGACTTTGTTTTCAATCTTCACTTGATGCTTGTTATTCTTGGATACACAAATGACTTGTCTATATCTCTGCAAAAGAAGGATCAAGATATTCTTAATGCAATGGATCTTGTTAGATTGGCAAAGGATCAAATGCAACGTATGAGGTCTAATGGATGGGAAGGATTTCTTGCAAAGGTGACATTGTTTTGCAACAAACATGGCATTGGAGTTCCTTCACCGGAGGATAATTACGTGGCTCATGGTAGATCACATCGGTATTATGAAATACAAACAAATGATGATCGGTATAGAAGAGAAGTGTATCTTGGTGTCGttgatcaaattattcaagagctTGATAATCGGTTTGATGAGGTTAACATGGAGTTGCTTATTTGCATGTCGGCTTTGAATCCCCTcaattcatttgcttcttatggtGCACAAAAGGTAATGAAACTTGCAAGCTTCTACCCCAATGAATTTCCAAGCTTGTCTTTGATAAGGCTTGAATTCCAACTTGATACCTTTATCAATGATATGAGAAGGGATGATAGGTTTAAATGTGTAAATCATCTTGGTGAGCTCTCTATTAAGCTTGTTGAAACAAACAagcatgttgtttatgatctagtCTACTTACTTCTCAAGTTGATATTGCTCTTACCGGTGGCGACGGCGAATGTTGAAAGAGCATTTTCTTCAATGAGTCTAGTGAAAAACAAGTTGAGAAATAGTATGGGTGATGACCTCTTGAACTATTGCTTAGTGACATTTATTGAGCGAGATGTGTTCTTGAAAGTAAGTGAAGATGACATAGTTGAAACCTTCATGGGAATGAAAGAACGTAGATTTACCAAATCCAAGTGA